TTTTAAAACGAAGGGAGCATGCAACGGGCAATGGCCACCTTGCCTGCTCTCACCTCACCACTCGATCCAACGCTAAATAAAGAATTAACTTGTTGATGGATTTTATCTCCAAATAATGTCCCATTATTTAGGTGCTCTACCATAATCAGCATTCTCACGCATCCAACATAGTACGTGCATTTTGTGACTGAATGACTATAATCACGGTACCAAGATTGATCTATATTTAGGATCTATTTGGTTCAGCTATGACCTATGAAAAACTATTATGAGCTATAAACTGTGGAAATAATTGATGTGAGCTATGTGGTGTGCAAAAGTTGTAACAAGGTTGTAACATATTTGGTTGAAACAACTATAAAAGCTACTCTCTGTCTTTTTTGAAACAGCTATGGAacatctctctatttccatcagtTTGAAAAGGCAGAAACACTAGTAGACATAACATTATTATTGGCGATTCCAAACCTATTTTTACTAGTGTTGTTTCTGGTTTTCCGCCGGTGGGAAAGGCTAGTGAAAATCGCATCTTCTATAAAACCGCCGGTGTAAATCCATTTCCAAAGGCAGTTAGTTTAATGGAAACATATTAATTTATTAAAAACATGTTGCTTACTATGTTTTGGATGTGGGAAGTCGGCATGCGGCAAACATGCTCGGCTGTATGCCTGTATAGTTCTAATTAGGGGAGGAAGAAGCAACATTTATAGCCTTTTTTTACCGGTAGTTCATTAAGGCAACCGCCAGTATAAAACAAAGGCACTGACGTATGGCTTAAGGCAACTGCCAGTAAATATTGCATTTGCACTGGCGGTTTTCTTAAGCCAACCTAAATACGCTAAATACACAGAAAACTACCATTGTAAATCATTTACTTTGACAGTTTTTAGCTTGGGCCCATATTTATATTTTTTGTACTAGCGCCTGCTCCTTATGAACCGCAGGTGAAGAAAATCGCTAGCATAAGGAAAAATCGATTATGTACTAGTAAAATATAAAAACAGGGTCTAGAGTGTTGAGAAAATTGTACTATATGAAAATAGCTCTTTTTGGAAAAGGAGCTTCAGGCTCTATCGTGTGGTTGGCTTTCTGcgttttggtaaaaaaaaaacactttctGGAGGCTAAACCAAAACACGGACTTATACATCATAAATATTGTCGTTGCTCATTATATATCCTTCTATCATGTAACATCAGCCATGTGAAGGCTAAGTACACTCTGAGATGCATATATAGGCAAGATCCGGTTCCattatatatctataaaaaaatttgCAAAACCACAAGCAAAATGAATGGAGTCTGTCtacccaacaaccatgtgttttatacagttttaacatataaatttttttgcaccatagaattaagatccaacagcctctactccccttctacctccagcctctaGCCTTCTTCTATCTCTAGACAATCATAAATCACAAGATCATAGATCCACATatcacaagaaataattttttttatggaaggacaaatcacaaCAGAAGAGGAGGAGAGGGCTACTGGAGCCGGCTCATGAGCACGCGTGCGTCAGATAACGAACGAACGCGTGTGTCAGAGAACGAACGAACAAactacagcctgttcgggaggccgtaaacgatcgtggattatttactgttggctggtttggtgtgagagaaaaacactgttcccggctggaaatttacgatcgtttacgagcaagcgaacaggatgTCAGAGAACACGTGCGTCAGAGAACGAACGTGTCCGTGCgacgcgtgcggcggcggcacgGAGTGCTAGCAGAAGAGAGGGAAAGAGAGTTTAAAAAATCTATGTATTTTttatgctaaaacacatgtgtacTATATAGCATTTCTAAAATATATTAGAGCAGAAGACACGCAGCAGTGCTAGGGACCAGAAAAGATCAGATCATAAAGAGTACTATAGACAAGGCATGTGGTTGGGGAGTGGCTGCAATGCATGGCACGCAGCCTACGAAGTACTACAAACCAGTGCATAGCACACATAAACACGCGTATAGGAGTCTTACTCTCTTCGTTCCTAAATgtctattatttttattttttgagaaATAATttttactaaatatatattaaaagatattaatatttatgatatataattaatatgattggatagatatttaaatcaagttttttaataaacttatttaaagataaAAATATTacacatattttttataaatcgatTCAAAGTTATCGATATGTAAATTATGGAGACGAACATTTAAGGACAGAAGGAGTATGTCTTTATGCTTATTACATCCACGGGACCAGAGCAACAGCTCGAACTAATTACCTACTCCGTAGTTAGCTAGTAGCCGGCGCGTCACCAAACAAATTAAAATGCATGTTAAATGCATCAAATCCAACGCATGATCCATCGAGAAAGATCGCAAACATGTTTTTTATATCATGCATTGCATAGTACAGAAGGCATGGGGCAAGCTAAGCTTGCATGCTCACCACATATCCACCCATCGTACATATACTTCCCCAAAAAGAAGCCACCACTTCCTATAGCCAGCTAACATGATCGAGCATGCATGTCAATGACCTATATAGCTAGGAATTTAAACGCATTCATGCATCCTATTGTACATACACGTAGTAGCTAGCTTGAGCAAGGACAAGGAACATGCATGCCTTGTTAGTTACTAGCAGCGTATGTAGATGCATGGATGATGCTTGACCACCTAGCTTATTAAGCTTATAATAATACTAATAAGCTACCGCTCAGAGAAGGCGGTCTTGGGGAGCACGGCGTCCCTGACTTTGGTCAGCTCCCGCCCCTTGCTCCTCCCCGGCCAGCACGCCTGATCCGGCGGCGACGCCACGCCCATCCGCTCCATCTTCCTCGCCAGCCACTCATGCGGAGGCAGCATCTCTcctccgtcgtcgtcgtcctcctcgtctTCTTCGCTGTTGCCGCCTCGCCGCCTCGCCGAGCTCGAGCTGCCAGCCGGAATGGCCACCGGCGCCGACGACCTTCCCCTGCCtctcgcgccggcgccggcgccggcgccacctGCGGCAACCGACTCGTCCTTGGACGACGCAACGACCTTCTTGGACTTGTTACTACCCCTCCTAATCCTTGGTGGAGTAGTAGTTGCCATGAGCGCCGCCGACGCCGGACGGTTATCATCCTGCAGCACGTCCCACACATCCCCCTCGTCGAACTCTTCTTCCCGCACTCCGGCCATAGATCTCCGGGCAACACTATGCTGGCTAGCTAGGAAGATAGAGAAACAGAGAACAAGGAGGGAGAGCTTGCTGCTGTGTGGCTTTGCAGCGGATGGATCAGAGGTGGCAAGCACTCGCCACTGGGCGGCACGTATATTTGTTGTCACAGACGAGGGGACAGGGCCCGCGCATACAGTGCAGTGGACCACTGGGCGGCACGTATATTTGTTGTCACAGCTGCCGCCCAGCGACCAGCAGACCCACGCACGGGCTGTTTGGTTCCGCCCACCATCGCCGTCGTTTTGGATGCTTTACTTGCTGCGTTTTGGCATAAGCAGCAAGTTAACAACACCGTCGTGTTCGTGCACCTGAGTTTGACGCCACGAGATGTTCGTCGCGCAGCACCCCATTTGCATGTATGAACCGGTCTGGCCGGTTTTAGAAATCAGCTCAGGTTTCACTTAATGATTGTTGAAGAAGTGTCAAGAAGGATCTTTTGTCACATATTGAAGGTGACAAACGGTTTTACAGTAGAAGCTTTCTTGTGTGGCTTCCAAAGGAGCTCCAACTGTGGAATGGTGAGGAGTTATCGGCCGGTGTCCATTGGCCTCCCGCCTCTGAAATTCCTGATTTACAGTGTGTGGGCAGAGGCAAGTGAGCCCTCCGTCTCGGATAATTTTGTTTGTTCGTAtgtggaagaaaaaaaaaaaggttatTCCTTTTAACTTCATTTACACCATTTCTTCCAAGCAGCGTATACCTAGCTTTGTTGTGTTTCTGCGAAGAGTATTCCACACTATAAGTAGCAGTGGAAGTGTTGCTCCATCTGAATCTGATGAAACCCCTTTTTTGAAGATGAAAAGTGCTGACAAGGTATTCCACACTATAAGTAGCAGTGGAAGTGTTGCTCCATCTGAATCTGATGAAACCCATCATATCATGCACGTACAGTAATAAgtaacacacacatatatatccaCATGCATCTTCCTTTTGCATGAATGGTCGGTCATCTAGCTCTTTCCAGCGTGAGGGTAGGAATAGACATGCTACATGTAGTACAGCAGTATCGTTGCAGCTACTACTCCATTCGCTAAAAGAAAAAAGACCACTACTATCACTGTTGGCTTTTTACGGTTTTCGAGGTGCAACTC
Above is a genomic segment from Miscanthus floridulus cultivar M001 chromosome 3, ASM1932011v1, whole genome shotgun sequence containing:
- the LOC136546828 gene encoding protein S40-5-like, with protein sequence MAGVREEEFDEGDVWDVLQDDNRPASAALMATTTPPRIRRGSNKSKKVVASSKDESVAAGGAGAGAGARGRGRSSAPVAIPAGSSSSARRRGGNSEEDEEDDDDGGEMLPPHEWLARKMERMGVASPPDQACWPGRSKGRELTKVRDAVLPKTAFSER